GCGTCATAGGCCTCGCTGACCTCCAGGCGCGGGGTGCCGGCCTGGCTGTACCAGCGCTTGAACTGGGTCAGGTCGACGCCGTTGGCGTCTTCCATGGCCTTGATGAAGTCGTCGGTGGTAACCGCCTGGCCATCATGGCGCTCGAAGTACAGGTCGCTACCCTTGCGGAAGCCCTCCGCCCCGAGCAGGGTGTGGACCATGCCGACCACCTCGGCACCCTTCTCGTATACCGTCAGGGTGTAGAAGTTGGAGATCTCGATGAAGCTGTCCGGGCGGATCGGGTGGGCCATGGGGCCGGCGTCTTCGGCGAACTGGTGGGTACGCAGGTAGGCGACATCCTCGATGCGCTTGACCGTGCGCGAGTTCATGTCGGCGCTGAACTCGGCATCGCGGAACACCGTGAAGCCTTCCTTGAGCGACAGCTGGAACCAGTCGCGGCAGGTCACGCGGTTGCCCGACCAGTTGTGGAAGTACTCGTGGGCCACCACGCCCTCGACCCGCTGGTGGGCGGCGTCGGTGGCGGTCTCGGCGCGGGCCAGCACGCAGCTCGAGTTGAAGATGTTCAGGCCCTTGTTTTCCATGGCGCCCATGTTGAAGTCGTTGACCGCGACGATCATGAAGATGTCCAGGTCATATTCACGACCGTAGACTTCCTCGTCCCAGCGCATGGACTTCTTCAGGCTGACCATGGCGTGGTCGCACTTGTCGAGGTTTTCTTCCTCGACATAGATACGCAGGGTCACGTCGCGGCCGGACTGGCGGGTGAACTCGCTCTCGACGCACCACAGGTCACCGGCTACCAGGGCAAACAGGTAGGCCGGCTTCTTGAACGGGTCTTCCCAGGTCGCCCAGTGCCGGCCATCATCCGCCGGGCCGCTGCCCGTGGGGTTGCCGTTGGACAGCAGCACCGGATAGCGGTGCTGCTCGGCGATCACCGTGGTGGTGAACGTGCTCATCACGTCCGGGCGGTCGAGGTAGTAGGTGATCTTGCGGAAGCCCTCGGCCTCGCACTGGGTGCAGAACATCTTGCCGGACTTGTACAGGCCTTCCAGCGCGGTGTTGCTTTCCGGGTGGATCTTCACGCTGGTATCCAGGGTGAAGCGTTCGGCCTTGGGATGCACGGTGAGGCTGTCGTCATCGAGCTGGTAGTCGCCGGCGGCCAGCGCCTGGTCGTCCAGTTGCACGCTGAGCAGCTCCAGGTGCTGGCCATCGAGCACCAGCGGCGGCAGGCCGGCGCCGCGCTCGGGGTTGCGGCGCATGACCAGCTGCGCATGGACCAGGCTGTGGTCCTCGAACAGTTCGAAGGTCAGGTGGGTCTCGTCGATCAGGTACTCGGGGGCCTGATAGTCCTTGAGGTAGATCACTTGCGGTTGTTCGGTACGCATGGTGACGATCCTTTTACTGGAGCACGGCCAGCTGGTAGGCCGTGTACTTGCGAATGTTGATCACGCCGGTGTCGAAGATCAGGTACTGGCCCTTGATGCCCAGCAGCGTGCCTTCCACGACGGGATCCTTGTCGAGGTTGAAGCTGACGATCTTTTTCGGATAGGCCTCGACCGGGTAGCGCATCTGCACCACCTCGGCGTCGGGCAACGGCTGGATGGCCTGCAGGCCGAAGCGCTCCTGCAAGGCGCGGATGCCGTCGGCGCAGGCGTCGAAGATCTGTTCGCGGATGGCCGGCAGGTCGAGCACCTCGGCGTCGCCCTTGAGCAGCGCGCGCCAGTTGGTGCGGTCCGGTACCTGGCTGCGCAGCACGTCTTCGACCAGCCCGGATTGCTGGCGGGTGGCCACGCGCATGATCGGCAGCGCCTGGCTGGCGCCCTGGTCGAGCCAGCGGGTGGGCAGCTGGGTGGCGCGGGTGATGCCGACCTTGATGCCCGACGAGTTGGCCAGGTACACCACGTGGTCGGTCATGCAGAACTGCTCGCCCCACGACGGCTCGCGGCAGGTACCGGCGTCGTAGTGGCAGCGTTCCGGGGCCATGATGCACACATCGCACTGGGCCAGCTTGGTCATGCACGGGTAGCAGTAACCCTGGCTGAAGCTGGTCTTGGTGCGTTTGCCGCAATGGCTGCAGTGGATCGCGCCGAGGTACTCGAGGCGGATCGACTGGCCGATCAGCGGGTTTACCGGCACCTCGGCGTCATCCAGGCGGAAACTGTATTGAACGACCGGTGCGTCCAGGCGCACCGCCATCTTGCTCAGAGAGCCACGAGCGAGTTCGATCAATGTACCGAGTCCGACTTGAACAGAATGTTGGCGATCGGCGCCGACTTCGAGGCGCATTCCTGCGGCCCCATGTAGCCGGTGCGCTGCTCTTCGGGGAGGTTCTTGATCTCCCAGGCGATCACCGCCTGCAGCGACAGCTCCTTCTGTTCGGCGGTCAGCTTGCGGCCGTCGGACCATTTGCCGATTTCAACGGCCGTCTTCAGGCTCTCGTAGATCTCGGGGGTGATATTTTCGATCATTTGCGCGAATGTGGACATGCTGTCTCCTCAGTCAGGCCGTCAGTTTACGCCTCGCCAGCGCGCCACCCAAGAGCCCCGTCAGGCATCCGATGAGCAACCCACCGACATGGGCGGCGTTGGCGATCTGGCCGAAGCCGAGCTGGCCGACCACGCCGCTCAGGCAGATCACCAGCCAGATCAGCATCATCACCAACACGCCCTTGGGCAGGTTGAACTGCGGGTTCGGCGCCAGCCACTGGTAAAGCCAGACATGCCCGAGCAAGCCGTAGAGCACGCCGGACAGCCCGCCGAACAGGCTCGGGCCGCTGGTGAAATGCTGGGCCAGGTTGGACACCAGGCTGAACAACAGCGTCAGCCCCAGCAACATCCACGGGCCCTGGCGCAGCTCGATGCGCTTGCCCAGCTCCCAATACCACAGGCCGTTCATGGCCAGGTGCAATACGCCGAAGTGCAGCAGCATCGGCGAAACCAGCCGCCACCACTGGCCTTCGGCGAGGCCCTGGAGCAAGGGGGTGAAGTACAGGTAGTCGCCCTGCACCTTGAACGACAGGAAGGTGAACCAGCCGATGGTCGAGAGATTGTCACCCAGGCCGGTCACCCCGGCGACCACCAGGCTCAGGAGCAGTACCGCGGCGGTGACCTTGCAGGCCCTGGCCTGCTCCTTCAGCGAAGGCGCCGCCGGGGCGGTCGGCATGCCAGCGTCCACAGGTTCGGGCATCG
This sequence is a window from Pseudomonas maumuensis. Protein-coding genes within it:
- the pepN gene encoding aminopeptidase N, whose amino-acid sequence is MRTEQPQVIYLKDYQAPEYLIDETHLTFELFEDHSLVHAQLVMRRNPERGAGLPPLVLDGQHLELLSVQLDDQALAAGDYQLDDDSLTVHPKAERFTLDTSVKIHPESNTALEGLYKSGKMFCTQCEAEGFRKITYYLDRPDVMSTFTTTVIAEQHRYPVLLSNGNPTGSGPADDGRHWATWEDPFKKPAYLFALVAGDLWCVESEFTRQSGRDVTLRIYVEEENLDKCDHAMVSLKKSMRWDEEVYGREYDLDIFMIVAVNDFNMGAMENKGLNIFNSSCVLARAETATDAAHQRVEGVVAHEYFHNWSGNRVTCRDWFQLSLKEGFTVFRDAEFSADMNSRTVKRIEDVAYLRTHQFAEDAGPMAHPIRPDSFIEISNFYTLTVYEKGAEVVGMVHTLLGAEGFRKGSDLYFERHDGQAVTTDDFIKAMEDANGVDLTQFKRWYSQAGTPRLEVSEAYDAAAQRYSLTFRQSCPPTPGQVEKLPFVIPVALGLLDAQGNDLPLRLAGESAAAGTSRVLSVTEAEQTFTFEGIASQPLPSLLRGFSAPVKLSFPYDRDQLMFLMQHDSDGFNRWEAGQQLAVQVLQELIGQHQHGEALSLDQRLITALGTVVGNESLDPAMVAEMLSLPGEAYLTEISQVADVDAIHAAREFARRQIAEQLFDALWARYQANREVSRKTAYVASAEHFARRGLQNIALSYLMLSGKPQVLEATLEQYEHCDNMTERLTALAVLVNSPFEAERAKALEAFAEHFKDNPLVMDQWFSVQAASTLPGGLARVKALMQHPAFTLKNPNKVRALIGGFAGQNLVNFHAADGSGYRFLADLVIELNALNPQIASRQLAPLTRWRKYDDQRQALMKGELERILASGALSSDVYEVVSKSLA
- a CDS encoding YeaC family protein, coding for MSTFAQMIENITPEIYESLKTAVEIGKWSDGRKLTAEQKELSLQAVIAWEIKNLPEEQRTGYMGPQECASKSAPIANILFKSDSVH
- a CDS encoding DUF2797 domain-containing protein codes for the protein MIELARGSLSKMAVRLDAPVVQYSFRLDDAEVPVNPLIGQSIRLEYLGAIHCSHCGKRTKTSFSQGYCYPCMTKLAQCDVCIMAPERCHYDAGTCREPSWGEQFCMTDHVVYLANSSGIKVGITRATQLPTRWLDQGASQALPIMRVATRQQSGLVEDVLRSQVPDRTNWRALLKGDAEVLDLPAIREQIFDACADGIRALQERFGLQAIQPLPDAEVVQMRYPVEAYPKKIVSFNLDKDPVVEGTLLGIKGQYLIFDTGVINIRKYTAYQLAVLQ
- a CDS encoding rhomboid family intramembrane serine protease, with translation MNVIEVLRLPLAVDLSGFVALLRRLQVPHRVVEEGEEQVLWAPPAMAHEVLELYRRFPEGNADLEAMPEPVDAGMPTAPAAPSLKEQARACKVTAAVLLLSLVVAGVTGLGDNLSTIGWFTFLSFKVQGDYLYFTPLLQGLAEGQWWRLVSPMLLHFGVLHLAMNGLWYWELGKRIELRQGPWMLLGLTLLFSLVSNLAQHFTSGPSLFGGLSGVLYGLLGHVWLYQWLAPNPQFNLPKGVLVMMLIWLVICLSGVVGQLGFGQIANAAHVGGLLIGCLTGLLGGALARRKLTA